Within the Drosophila miranda strain MSH22 chromosome Y unlocalized genomic scaffold, D.miranda_PacBio2.1 Contig_Y2_pilon, whole genome shotgun sequence genome, the region GGAATGATGTGTAAAAAGGTAGTACTCTTGGTAAAACCATATTTTCGCAGTACGGTATATGTGCACGTACATTCTGCAAAATTTTCCATCATTTCTCGTATTTGTTTTAACCGATTTTACACGTGTTCTGGCATATTTTCCGTTTTATAATTTCAGCATATATGTACGTGCACACATTCGCACCAATATTTCATGTATTTAGTACACACATACTTTTCGGCCCAACTAAATATTACTTACATTCTCGATTAACTTGAAACGACGACGAACACTACCAACGACCGAATGAAAGCGACGGCAAAGGTTGCACGTCTTTGCCGCTGTATCTGTGCTGCTATGATGTGATTCTGTCATATTGTGCGGCGAGGCACACATACACAGGCGGCGCATGCCCGCCACAAGTGAGCGTATTGCAGCGTTGCCAACCTGACGGTGGCAGTAATGCTGCCAGGTGTGCTCTGCTTTGCGTCAGCCGATGTTAATATTTAAACTTTAAGCAGCCAAGCTTAACTGGGTGTGTATGGGCATGGAAcacaataaaataaatatataaattaaaatgtTGATGCCATGACGCATTAACATCGTCCATCACTGGCGGCGTCAATTGTGCGCAATTTAACTGGCAATTTTGTATTCTATGGATGTTGAAGAGTTTTCGAGAACGATAGTTTCTAGTTTCCCCACTACCTGTTGAAATTTTCAGACGAGGCGGTTATCTGCTCGCAGATTACGTTTTTATCTTAACTTTATGGCCCTGAAGGAGGAACCTAATCGGAACCTAACCTCCACTTATGTTTTAAGGAGTAACTGAATTAAAGTTTTTGTTGCTGGCAACGCTGTTTACTTTTTACTTGTCAATTTACAAACAAGACGGAAAAAATTACGTCATCGGCGACCTATTCTCTCACATACGTATGCGGTAATTCTACTGGTATTTGGCAATAGTATAGTTGTTAATCACACGTAGCACTTAGGGAACATTGAATTCCCATAGAGCGATCCAATTAGGCAATCAAATCGATAAATATGTACGTATATGGTTTATAAAAGAAAATTAGGGCCGCCGACAACATGGCGGTCAGAAACCGACCGACGGACGATTCACAAGTTGCATGACTCACTGCTCATTCGCGATATTACAAATATTGGCAAAAGACACTTGTTCCGATGTGCGACAATAATAACTTACACTGTATTATTAATTTGCAAAACTTATTAACAAAATGATATTTATTTCCcaccagtgtgaccgcggacttatcgTTAAAattaccgtccgaccctcacaAATGtaccgattaatgaatcaattttctacatgACTTTTTTATTAAATACTTAAATTTGATTGTTATTGCCTCAATTTTGGTTCCTCAACAATAATATACCGACTCGTATGATGCAAAACCgcacttagcccacttaaacCCCTatatttaaatagttcaactacttgaggtaaatggcggaaaatattcacgattgtaaattcttcttgtagatccatGCCATCTTTCCTCTGAATTTAAAAAAACACCACGATATCGCTCActtgaactgcgctaaaattagtcaattttcattattttagGTGGATTATTAACAACATAATTGATtaacaatgggttaatcgttctccaTCGAGAATTGGGAACCATATTCTTccattttgatattccgtgaaATATTACTATCTAGCTAGGACATTGAGACCTGCCCAGATAGTATCAGCCGAAAAATGAATCAATTGTCTTCAAGATATACTAATTTAGAGGGACCCCTTTTTATTTGATTGTTTATAAGATAAGGTTAAAACGACAAAGGTCAACGCATACACGTAAATATACACGGAATGAAACGTAAGTGTATGGAATGTTACGTCATTGTTGCTAGTCACAGGTATCCGCCATGAGTATGGaaatttgtataccctatttcatttcaatttgaTTAGTTTCTTCTATATATATCCCGGTTCCGATACATAGTTCCGTTATCTGCAAGAGTACCATAAACTAACAATAACAACTACAAATACCGTTTTTCCCGTATGCGGATCTTTTCCATTGGTTATCTTAATtctgtataccctatttttaACTGTTTTTTACCTATTTCGAATACTAAGATTGTTTCTAAGGCAAGCgagagcaagaaaaaaacccATCACTAAGAATATGAGATATATTTCTGCCTAGGCTAGTATTGAAGTTTATACTATTCTATATATTCCCCATATTCTTTTCTATACCTCTAAAAAACAGTTAATAAATTTAGAAAAATTGCCAGCAGTGAGAGTTAAATACCATATCATATCGATGCTTTTGTGGAATACAAATCATATGAAAATAATTTAttgaatatatgtatgtatatatagcgTGAGTCCTACTTGCCATGGGTATTTTAATAATCACAATCAATCGCCCATCTCCAACGTGtaaccactaaccatacagtatacaCCTATCGATACTAGCGCGGCTATCATCGATATATCTCACGCTCATGCACGTGTTTACTGCACGCATTATTTTTGTGTTTTCAAATTTCATATTTAGACCAGTCTTTACCTGTACACAAAGATGCCACGCTCCAAACGCGATAAGAAAGGTACGTCTTTAGCTATTTAGAGAGCTTTGGAGAAGTTCCTAATCCAGAGACCTTCTATTACAGTTTCGTTAACAAAGACCGACCGCAAGGGTCTGGCTTGGAAACAGCGATTCGTCGATGATATCAGATTCTGTGTAGGAAAGTACCCCAATATATTCGTGTTCCAGGTGCAAAACATGCGCAACAGCATACTGAAGGACCTGCGACAGAAATGGAAGAACAACTCGCGCATCATTTTTGGGAAAAACCGCGTAATGCAAATCGGCCTGGGACGCACAAAGAGCGAAGAAATGGAAGCAGGTCTGCACAAGGTAAAGTTCTTATCAATCTATCCATATAAATTCTAGCATTTTTAATGTTTTGTGTGTTGAATCAGCTCGCCAAGCGCCTTAACGGCCAGGTGGGTCTACTGTTCACAGAAAAGTCCAAAGAGGAAGTCTTGGAATGGGCAGAAAATTACTGGGCGGTGGAATATGCGCGAAGTGGTTTTATCGCAACCGAGACGGTTACATTGCCAGCCGGTCCCCTCGAGGACTTTGCCCACTCCATGGAGCCCCATTTGCGTTCGTTGGGCATGCCCACCAAGCTGGAAAAGGGCATCGTGACCATCTACAGTGATTACACCGTATGCGAAGAGGGAAAGGTCCTTACACCCGAGCAAGCGCGTATACTCAAATTGGTGGGCAAACCAATGGCCAAGTTCCGAATGACGATGCGGTGCTCCTGGACAAAGAGTGATGGCTTCCAGTTGCACGTTGAGGACGGTATAAACGACGAAACCCAAGTCGACAGCGCCGTAGAAGAGGATGCCGAGGAAATGGACGAAGATGAAGATGATGAGGACGAAGCTGAATAAATTAGTTTTAAGTTTAGAATTAATTGTTTATGTATATATGAAgtaaaaatacatatatatgcacATACTTTTATCAGATATTTGGTTGGTCTTCGAAAGTAGTTTCCATTATATAAAATCATActctatatgtatatatatatttgacATTATATTATCTTACGATCAACACAGATAATACTTTACTTGAACATTAAGTTAAAACTAAGTAAACGAAAACACTTAAAAAGCATTTGTGTATAGTATtgcaaagaaataaaagatTAGCAAAGGCACTCCAGGGATACAACCACATCCGGATCCTTAACTCGCAACCGGTGGATCGCAGCCATTGTCTGTCGCTATGAACAGGACCACGTGCCGATTACCACCGTCTCCGTCTTCCGATTTATCTACACTGACGACACCCAGCAGATCGTTTCCTGACAGCGATGGGGCTGGCGATAAGTCATCGAGCTCTAGCGCACTTGTTGTTGCTCTTAGAAAGAGTTCCAAGGGTATTCCTTGTTCCAAGAGTTCTGGATTTATAGCCTGATCCTCGATACTATCTGGTCCCAAATCTGTCATCAAATCCATCTGCTCATCATCCTCGCTCTCTGCTGGTAACGTGAACGGCTCCTCAGGTGTGTCCATATGTTATTTGCCCGACAGCAAGGCTGGCGCCGAAATAGTTGGTACAGTGCATCCGGCTTCCATATGCTCGATGACCTGCTGCTTCAGCTGCGCCACATGATCCTTGAGACTTTTCACAATGCCGCCCAAATCAACGTTCTCGCCCTTCAGTATCTTTACGCGGTCCTCCAGCTTCGAGATGCGTTCCAGCTTTCGCTTGCGGCACTTAGATGCGGCAACGCGATTCCGTTGACGTTTGCGCTCCAGCTTGATCTTTTCCTGTGTTTCCATATCGATTGGACTAACCGTTGGGGAGCCGGCTGGGTTCTGGGGCTCATCCTTGATGACAGGGAAGCCCTCGCCCATGTTGGCATAGGTGAAGGTCCCACCGCTGATGCCATTATTCACTGCCGTCATAGTATTGCCAGTGACAGTTGGGTTGGCGGTTGTATTACTGGCAGGGAAGGCCTGCGAATTTGTGTGCAGGTTCTGCAGCGCCTCTTCGAAGCCCTTGCCAAAGGCTTCCTGTTCGGATGTAACCGGTCCCACCTTGGTTGGAAACACTTTGCCCGGCTGCGGTGTTTGCATCATATGGTTGGATAGCAGTATTTTTTCCAGGTCTGGTGTGTTGACGGTCTTGGCTTGCAGATCTGGCGAATTAATCACCAGCGGCGCTATAATGCGTTTGTTCTTCGCTGCCTTGTTGTTCAGGTCCAAGAAGCCCGGACGTTTATTCGCATTGGGCGTTGAGGTGATGCCAGGTGTTTGGAAATCTAACGACATCGTCGAACTCTCTTCGTTGCCTACTGGTTCCATCTTTGACACAATCGGTGTGGCGCCCGATCCAGCACTGGCGATCGATGCATTCGCATTGAATAGGGAAGCGGCGGACACGGTGGTTTTCATCTTTGCCCAAGTGATGACATCAGACTGATTCCAATGAAACGAAATATAAACAAGAGGTTCAATCTGATAACTCGTTTCCCACTTGATGACTCATACTCATACTCTTCTTCTTACTCACCCGAACAAAATAAGTGCTGCGCAGTGTGTGGAATTTATTCCGTATTTGTATGTGCACGGCTGTGTGCGTTCCTATTCCCGAATCTTTAAATTTCACTGCCGTATTTTGAAATAGCTCACAATTATTTCCTgcaatttatttataaatttgGTTTCGTAAACTTCAAGTGGTGTTTTGATCAGTGGGCTTATCGATAACATATACGGTCTTACACCTTAGatatataccaaaatataccgcctcattttaaaatataccgtaaatatactgacgaattcaagttatattatacatattcctcgattttgatattccgtggaatattactagctatatagaacatttagctcTGCCGacatagttttatccgattaatgaatcaatttgctatccgtccgtctgtccgtctgtccgtctgtccgtccgtccgtccgtctgtccgtccccttcagcgcctagtgctcaaagactataagagcgagagtaacgatgttttggatccagacttctgtgatatgtcactgctacaagaatatttcaaaactttgccccgcccacttccgcccccacaaagggcgaaaatctgtggcatccacaatttcgacgatacgaaaaaactaaaaacgcagaagcgtagaagatgactatatcttctagagtgcaaaatctgaaccagatcgtataattattatagccagaatcaagaaaacaatttcattctttctcgctctgtctctctctaacacacaggtttcatggtcggttttgccaaatgcaaaatatgagttcaaggatctcagaacctataaaagccagagcaaccaaatttggtatccacactcctgtgatatcggaccttgaccattttgtgtccaaatttcgccacacccccttccgcccccgcaaaggacgaaaatctgaggcatccacaaatctcagagactattaaggctagagtaaccaaatttggtatccgcacttctgttagatctcactataaaacgtatatctcaaaatttggtatccacactcctgtgaaatctggggcatccacaaatctcagagactattaaggctagagtaaccaaatttggtatcctcacttctgttagatctcactataaaacgtatatctcagaatttcgccccacccccttccgcccccacaaaagacgaaaatctgttgcataatgaccatatctatcagattgctgaatctggtcagatcggatcatttttgtagccaaaaggaacaaatcaatttgcagtggctacgcagcccccgacgtcacgctcggactgattttctgtctctctcgcacgcactctttgtcgtgtcgttcaatattagcggcgtctgccggagagagccatactgacttagtatcgggtataactgtagagttgcggtgtccgcagcaactcacaacgttccacctcgtttttaaCTTAGTTTTAGTAAGTTCCCATTTCCCTTTTCCTTTCTCCTTTCCATTGTAGTTTTGTATATTATATAATCACATCTATAGATCTTTTATTGTTTTTACACTGAAACACATTTAagtatgtatatgtttattcGTAGACatgttaggttaggttagtttaaggcggtagccgggaggggaggggagtaGACatgtttaaatatatatatagagagatttatacatatgtatctctgATAGATTAGGAGTAGTGTTAGCTGTGGACAACCCATAAGCCGACAATTGGGACCATCTGGGAGATACTTTGATCGGCTCGGCTCATTCTCTCCTACAATACAATCCTATTTTATATATGCCTGTATATTTGTGTCTGTCTGACCTC harbors:
- the LOC117192387 gene encoding mRNA turnover protein 4 homolog produces the protein MPRSKRDKKVSLTKTDRKGLAWKQRFVDDIRFCVGKYPNIFVFQVQNMRNSILKDLRQKWKNNSRIIFGKNRVMQIGLGRTKSEEMEAGLHKLAKRLNGQVGLLFTEKSKEEVLEWAENYWAVEYARSGFIATETVTLPAGPLEDFAHSMEPHLRSLGMPTKLEKGIVTIYSDYTVCEEGKVLTPEQARILKLVGKPMAKFRMTMRCSWTKSDGFQLHVEDGINDETQVDSAVEEDAEEMDEDEDDEDEAE